Proteins from one Thermobifida alba genomic window:
- a CDS encoding ferritin, whose amino-acid sequence MTTDVHGSEHGLSKFHQLLVDQLRHEFTASQQYVALAAWFDGRDLPRLAGFFYRQALEERDHAMMILRFLLDSGVPVTVPGTDAVRNDFDTPRDPVALALRQERAVTDQFHRLVAAAREENDYTGEQFLQWFLREQVEEVATMSTLLAVVDRASGDLFDVETFVARDLRPAEAVEAGAPETAGPAAS is encoded by the coding sequence ATGACTACCGACGTCCACGGTTCCGAGCACGGTCTTTCCAAGTTCCACCAGCTCCTCGTCGACCAACTGCGCCACGAGTTCACCGCCTCGCAGCAGTACGTGGCGCTGGCGGCCTGGTTCGACGGCCGGGACCTGCCGCGGCTGGCCGGGTTCTTCTACCGCCAGGCGCTGGAGGAGCGCGACCACGCGATGATGATCCTGCGCTTCCTGCTCGACAGCGGCGTGCCGGTCACGGTGCCGGGGACCGACGCGGTCCGCAACGACTTCGACACGCCGCGCGACCCGGTGGCGCTGGCCCTGCGGCAGGAGCGCGCGGTCACCGACCAGTTCCACCGGCTGGTCGCGGCCGCGCGCGAGGAGAACGACTACACCGGCGAGCAGTTCCTCCAGTGGTTCCTCAGGGAGCAGGTGGAGGAGGTCGCCACGATGTCGACGCTGCTGGCGGTCGTGGACCGGGCCAGTGGCGACCTGTTCGACGTGGAGACCTTCGTGGCCCGGGACCTGCGCCCGGCGGAGGCCGTGGAGGCCGGCGCCCCGGAGACGGCGGGACCGGCCGCCTCCTGA